A single Clavibacter nebraskensis NCPPB 2581 DNA region contains:
- a CDS encoding tyrosine-protein phosphatase, whose protein sequence is MRIPPARRAAPARSGALTVAAAAVALSVGIGAPAAHAAADPALQPAPTARDHLIIDVPGLVNGRELGAYTGVDGRTVAASRLIRTESLDKITAAGAATLASVHHVDLVIDLRTPGQIQKKPDVPIPGAKTVAISMFGADGDYPDDTVMYQDLIDKGYVDAQDPGVMISAYRSILQAIASHTGNGTILIHCSHGMDRTGTVVDLLDRILGVGSSDILHDYLLSNTQLGVDWAKPALLQGTFEAGIASRYAGMDSYIRTTLGVDDQEIAALRAQFLVSDDAAAASITVGGVTVPLGDAAGSAGAVVPVGLPALTPGDVRVTAADGSATSSVAVDGRTVTVTVTAADGSTTRTYRITAGLAEVALPGGSAPTAGGTVAFRAAGLTPGATYRVILHSTPTDVGSVTAASDGTASGTVTIPAGTDPGTHTLTLVDAQGRAVSDPAAITVSAAAVSAITATATGARHAGPAVATGGTPVAADPWPGLALAALGLAGLAAIAGRTVARRRAALRRP, encoded by the coding sequence GTGAGGATCCCCCCTGCCCGCCGTGCCGCCCCCGCGCGCAGCGGCGCCCTCACCGTGGCGGCCGCCGCGGTGGCGCTCTCCGTCGGCATCGGCGCACCCGCCGCGCACGCCGCCGCCGACCCCGCGCTCCAGCCCGCGCCCACCGCGCGCGACCACCTCATCATCGACGTGCCCGGCCTCGTCAACGGGCGCGAGCTCGGCGCGTACACCGGGGTCGACGGGCGCACGGTCGCCGCGAGCCGCCTGATCCGCACCGAGTCGCTCGACAAGATCACCGCCGCCGGCGCCGCGACGCTCGCGTCCGTGCACCACGTCGACCTCGTGATCGACCTGCGCACGCCGGGCCAGATCCAGAAGAAGCCGGACGTCCCGATCCCGGGCGCGAAGACCGTCGCGATCTCGATGTTCGGCGCCGACGGCGACTACCCGGACGACACGGTCATGTACCAGGACCTCATCGACAAGGGCTACGTCGACGCCCAGGACCCGGGCGTGATGATCAGCGCGTACCGCAGCATCCTGCAGGCCATCGCGTCGCACACCGGGAACGGCACCATCCTCATCCACTGCTCGCACGGCATGGACCGCACCGGCACCGTCGTCGACCTGCTCGACCGGATCCTCGGCGTCGGCAGCTCCGACATCCTCCACGACTACCTGCTCTCCAACACGCAGCTCGGCGTCGACTGGGCGAAGCCCGCGCTGCTCCAGGGCACGTTCGAGGCGGGCATCGCGTCGCGCTACGCGGGGATGGACTCCTACATCCGCACCACGCTCGGCGTCGACGACCAGGAGATCGCGGCCCTCCGCGCGCAGTTCCTCGTCTCGGACGACGCGGCCGCGGCCTCCATCACCGTGGGCGGCGTGACCGTGCCGCTCGGAGACGCGGCCGGATCCGCCGGGGCCGTCGTGCCCGTCGGCCTCCCCGCCCTCACGCCCGGCGACGTCCGGGTGACCGCCGCGGACGGATCCGCCACGTCGTCCGTCGCGGTCGACGGCCGCACCGTCACCGTCACCGTGACCGCGGCGGACGGGAGCACGACGCGCACGTACCGGATCACGGCCGGGCTCGCGGAGGTCGCGCTCCCCGGCGGATCCGCGCCGACCGCGGGCGGCACCGTCGCGTTCCGCGCCGCCGGCCTCACGCCGGGTGCGACCTACCGCGTGATCCTGCACTCGACGCCGACCGACGTCGGATCCGTCACCGCGGCCTCCGACGGCACCGCGTCCGGCACCGTCACGATCCCCGCGGGCACCGACCCCGGCACGCACACGCTGACCCTCGTGGACGCGCAGGGCCGGGCGGTCTCGGATCCCGCGGCCATCACGGTGAGCGCCGCGGCCGTCTCGGCCATCACGGCGACCGCGACCGGCGCGCGCCACGCGGGCCCCGCGGTTGCGACCGGCGGCACGCCCGTCGCCGCCGACCCGTGGCCGGGCCTCGCGCTCGCCGCCCTCGGCCTCGCGGGACTCGCCGCGATCGCGGGCCGCACGGTCGCGCGCCGTCGCGCCGCGCTGCGCAGGCCGTGA